The Williamwhitmania taraxaci nucleotide sequence CCCCGTTGGCACACCAAATGCACACTATTACCGCTGATAATGGAAAGGAGTTTGCAGCACATCAGGTTATTGCCGAAAAGTTGCAAATAAATTTTTACTTTGCACGGCCATACCACAGCTGGGAGCGCGGCGCTAACGAGAATGCAAACCGCTTGGTAAGGCAGTATTTCCCGAAGAAAACGGACTTTAAAACGATAACACAAGAGCAGGTTCAGTGGGTCGAAGATATTCTTAACAGTCGGCCTAGAAAAAGGCTAGGGTTTATCTCTCCCCTCTTAACATATAATCAGTTAACCCAAGTTGCATTTGTGAGTTGAATCTTGCATTTGTATGAACCTTAAACCACTATCATTATGAACAAAACTGATGAGGCTAAGGTAACTACGGATACCGTTATTTGTGAGTTCTTCGAGAAGCACAAAGCAGAGGCCTCCAAGCTACCCAACTGCACCTCGATTTTAAGCTCAATCAAGGCAAACGATCAGCAGATTTTTGCCTACAAAGCTCAGCTGAATGCCATTGGAAACATCGCATCGCAGCAAAAGGGCAACACTCACCAAGTGTTGGTCGATAAAACGCTCGCACTCCTGCGCCGCTTTGGTGCATACATGGCTTTGAATCCCAACAGTCCGCTGGAGACTGTTATTTCGTTTAAGGCATTCGAAGTTAGTAAGGCCAAGGACTCAAAGCTGGTCGATTATGCAACCACCCTCTTGAATAAAGGACGTGAAATGTTGGCCCAGCTGGCCGATGTGGGTATAACCGAATCAGGGCTCGACGAATTCAGCGATACCATCGATCTGTTTCAGGCCAACATTCCGCTTCCCAGGCTCGAGGAGTCTAGCGAAACCCTAATTAATAAGGAAATTAGTCGTCTAGTTAAGGAGAACGTTGGGTATCGTGCCAAGATCGACGCCATTATGGAGATTGCTCGGGAAACCAATAAAGCGTTCTACGAAAGCTACCGCAGCTTGCTCCGGATTAGCAAGCCCATCCCAAACCATATTGCGCTTGCAATAAATGTGGAGGATAGCCAAACTGCCGAACCCATTTCGGGCGTTACCATTGCGCTTACCCTACAGCGGAGAGATTCCACCACCAAGCCCGTAAAGCGGAAATCGGCCGCAAAGGGCGGCATCCGAATTAAGAACCTCGTGGAGGGAACCTACACCCTTACCGCATCCAAGCTGGGCTACCGCGAGCAAACCCTCACCATTAATGTAATATCGGGCGAACTCACCACCATCACCATTAAGCTCGATAAAGCATAGCCGCACATACCACATTGCACTCACTCCCTCACCAAACCACCGGTGGGGGAGTCTTTTTGGTATACCGCAAAATAACCTGCTCATTGTTGTCCAAGGGAAGATAGAAATCATTAAATTTGGATAGTGCGGTAAAAGCTGCAATACAAATTAACGGTAATATGAATACGGTTTTAGCGTATATATAAACAAGTTGGCAGCATTTTAAGAAAAGCCGTAAAATTCAAATATTTAGATATGAAAAGAATTATCAAATACCTCTTTACGTTTGTTTTAATCGCTGTTTTGTGGTGCATTGTGGTGCTTTTTGGAACATTAAACGGCTGGTGGCACAAACCATTCACCAAAAGTAACGACCCAGAATTATTTGCAGTAGCAGTTAATCAGAAAATTGAAAAAGAATTTGTTGGGAACTTCGCAATGTCCATTATGAAAGGAGGTATTGTTGGAAAAGAGTTGTTTTATTCTAAAAATAAGAAAGTTGACAAAAACACGATTTTTCAAGTAGCGTCTCTTTCAAAATTTGTATCGGCAGTTGGAGTGATGAAATTAGTTGAAA carries:
- a CDS encoding carboxypeptidase-like regulatory domain-containing protein, with the translated sequence MNKTDEAKVTTDTVICEFFEKHKAEASKLPNCTSILSSIKANDQQIFAYKAQLNAIGNIASQQKGNTHQVLVDKTLALLRRFGAYMALNPNSPLETVISFKAFEVSKAKDSKLVDYATTLLNKGREMLAQLADVGITESGLDEFSDTIDLFQANIPLPRLEESSETLINKEISRLVKENVGYRAKIDAIMEIARETNKAFYESYRSLLRISKPIPNHIALAINVEDSQTAEPISGVTIALTLQRRDSTTKPVKRKSAAKGGIRIKNLVEGTYTLTASKLGYREQTLTINVISGELTTITIKLDKA
- a CDS encoding IS30 family transposase, coding for PLAHQMHTITADNGKEFAAHQVIAEKLQINFYFARPYHSWERGANENANRLVRQYFPKKTDFKTITQEQVQWVEDILNSRPRKRLGFISPLLTYNQLTQVAFVS